The following proteins are encoded in a genomic region of Oncorhynchus kisutch isolate 150728-3 linkage group LG6, Okis_V2, whole genome shotgun sequence:
- the LOC109892222 gene encoding guanine nucleotide-binding protein G(I)/G(S)/G(O) subunit gamma-T2-like codes for MARDMSDIDILKMELEQLKKEVSTPREPVSKTSKDTMDWCEAASGTDLLITGVPDDKNPYKPEKGGCIIT; via the exons ATGGCTCGGGATATGTCAGACATTGACATCCTTAAGATGGAGCTGGAACAGCTGAAGAAAGAAGTCTCGACACCCAGGGAGCCT GTGTCCAAGACATCCAAGGACACCATGGACTGGTGTGAGGCTGCGTCTGGTACCGACCTCCTGATAACAGGAGTACCAGATGATAAGAACCCCTATAAGCCTGAGAAGGGAGGCTGCATAATCACCTAG